A region of Phaeodactylum tricornutum CCAP 1055/1 chromosome 14, whole genome shotgun sequence DNA encodes the following proteins:
- a CDS encoding predicted protein, whose amino-acid sequence MITRRGEMLLGLNWILLLYPTTEFQVAHSRCIGRLFSTVHDDDTNHNQLSNNDQDRPLPWMNCGVLISSFSDGVMPNEDAQIFLQRGLVNALLLEERHRLEHAVKASAIQSPCCGPDVTVLDRLQDVDRRIEQVEKYATPLDLLNAHEPVSIRLLYIPTAMYAIRSNSENTPGKQRQRARADGKKRRTRIVDVLKELIPTENTTILAATLDFDDGSVKQTEGAASQAVFPQSGKDAMRDWEPHIIYVEGGNTFWLYHCIEKGHWNEDLVRYCTGPRQGVYCGSSAGAIVAGASIETACWKGLDDPTVVPGRNGYKDWKNVTGLRLVGATSIFPHMEDRWADTVREKQEKLREPVLCLRDDEALCVSGHKQLAYVTKGAQIAS is encoded by the coding sequence ATGATCACGAGGAGAGGAGAGATGTTGCTTGGTCTCAATTGGATTTTACTGCTTTACCCAACAACGGAGTTCCAGGTTGCACATTCTCGTTGTATTGGACGTTTGTTTTCGACGGTCCACGATGATGATAccaatcacaatcaattgAGTAACAACGATCAAGATAGACCCCTTCCGTGGATGAACTGTGGCGTGCTCATTTCATCTTTTAGTGACGGTGTGATGCCAAATGAAGATGCACAGATATTTTTGCAGCGCGGACTAGTAAATGCTCTTTTACTGGAAGAACGGCATCGACTGGAACATGCAGTTAAAGCCTCGGCGATCCAAAGTCCATGTTGCGGACCCGATGTTACGGTATTGGACCGTTTGCAAGATGTTGACAGACGTATAGAGCAAGTCGAGAAGTACGCCACTCCTCTCGATCTCTTGAATGCGCACGAGCCGGTCTCCATTCGCCTCCTTTATATTCCTACCGCTATGTATGCTATACGATCAAATTCTGAGAATACGCCTGGCAAACAACGGCAACGCGCTCGGGCAGACGGAAAGAAGCGAAGGACGCGCATAGTGGATGTTTTGAAAGAGCTAATTCCGACTGAAAATACAACGATCTTGGCAGCGACTCTCGATTTCGACGACGGCTCGGTCAAACAAACGGAAGGAGCGGCTAGTCAAGCGGTGTTTCCACAAAGCGGGAAAGACGCAATGCGTGATTGGGAACCTCATATTATATATGTGGAAGGAGGGAACACCTTCTGGCTTTATCATTGTATTGAAAAAGGACACTGGAACGAAGATCTGGTGAGATATTGTACCGGCCCGCGACAAGGCGTATATTGTGGCTCTAGTGCTGGTGCTATAGTAGCGGGGGCGTCCATTGAAACGGCTTGCTGGAAAGGATTGGACGATCCAACTGTCGTTCCGGGTAGGAATGGTTACAAAGATTGGAAAAACGTTACGGGTTTGCGCTTAGTCGGCGCTACTTCGATCTTTCCACACATGGAAGACCGGTGGGCAGATACCGTACGggaaaaacaagaaaagctGCGCGAACCAGTTCTTTGTTTACGCGACGATGAGGCGCTTTGTGTGTCTGGCCATAAGCAATTGGCATACGTTACAAAGGGAGCGCAAATAGCAAGCTGA
- a CDS encoding predicted protein yields the protein MTSDLLDRLGGETALKAAVDEFCVRLLDDSNLATFFEEASMPALKRHQLEFMKIAFSGVPDDLNVVDLLTKKQSRLFAEKNLNETHFDLVAGHFARALEHLKVPESLVEEASSVVLSLRPVFESGSKKFDVEEKEFGDSKSETLLQRLGGASAVRAADSLKSLSVPEHLINEAVDIISPLRAAFEEGALEAKSV from the coding sequence ATGACATCTGACCTTTTGGATCGACTTGGCGGAGAGACTGCTCTCAAAGCCGCCGTCGATGAATTCTGTGTTCGACTGCTTGACGATTCAAACTTGGCTACTTTTTTTGAGGAGGCCAGTATGCCGGCGTTGAAACGACACCAGTTGGAATTCATGAAGATTGCCTTTTCAGGCGTACCCGACGATCTGAATGTCGTCGATCTTCTGACCAAAAAGCAAAGTCGACTGTTCGCGGAGAAGAATCTCAACGAGACGCACTTTGATTTGGTTGCTGGACACTTTGCTCGCGCCCTGGAACATCTGAAAGTGCCAGAAAGTCTCGTAGAAGAGGCTTCCAGTGTGGTCCTATCGCTCCGACCAGTCTTCGAATCAGGATCAAAGAAATTCGACGTTGAGGAGAAGGAATTCGGCGATTCAAAATCCGAGACGCTGCTGCAGCGCCTCGGTGGAGCCTCAGCGGTCAGAGCTGCCGACTCGCTCAAAAGTCTCAGTGTTCCTGAACACCTCATTAATGAGGCAGTAGATATTATCAGTCCATTGCGAGCAGCTTTTGAGGAAGGCGCCTTGGAAGCCAAAAGCGTCTGA
- a CDS encoding predicted protein, translated as VQDRDAIKKTFQFADFSQAWAFMSRSALLAEKMDHHPEWFNVYSTVEITLMTHDCGGVSEKVKS; from the coding sequence GTCCAAGATCGTGACGCCATCAAAAAGACTTTCCAGTTTGCCGATTTTTCGCAAGCCTGGGCGTTTATGAGTCGGTCTGCCTTGCTGGCGGAAAAAATGGATCACCACCCGGAATGGTTCAACGTTTACAGCACAGTGGAAATCACGTTAATGACTCATGATTGTGGAGGAGTTTCGGAAAAGGTAAAGAGTTAG
- a CDS encoding predicted protein: MCDRYSAKQEKWERVERHEPTLAFARQRSTRRHRRRIAVDLILIMGLSFQNYASAFLPADFCQVHRRVGLNMAESVDDIGRLQERARVILEKSKAKLANEPIKSELEATGNALPFFASQDRGKMKRNEVIKSKNDEGLITTDGEKMAELSEKEEWEVRGLLDVFESEIKSSDGLKERDVAASIYNLRKTLQNEDYRRIFDKRNRFIGEDS, from the coding sequence ATGTGCGACAGATATTCAGCGAAGCAAGAAAAGTGGGAGAGGGTGGAACGGCATGAGCCAACCCTTGCTTTTGCGAGACAACGATCAACTCGACGGCATCGCCGACGTATCGCAGTAGACCTCATTTTAATCATGGGACTGTCGTTCCAAAATTATGCTTCAGCTTTTTTGCCGGCGGATTTCTGCCAGGTACACCGAAGAGTCGGTTTAAATATGGCGGAGAGTGTCGATGACATCGGGAGACTGCAAGAGCGAGCTCGGGtcattttggaaaaatcgAAAGCTAAGTTAGCAAACGAACCCATAAAATCTGAATTGGAAGCGACTGGAAATGCGCTCCCTTTTTTTGCATCACAAGATCGAGGAAAGATGAAAAGAAACGAAGTAATCAAATCAAAGAATGATGAAGGCCTGATTACAACGGACGGAGAAAAGATGGCGGAGCTTTCTGAAAAGGAAGAGTGGGAAGTCCGGGGTCTATTGGACGTTTTCGAAAGCGAAATTAAATCCTCGGATGGGTTGAAAGAGCGAGATGTTGCAGCGTCTATCTACAATCTGAGAAAAACCCTTCAGAACGAAGACTACAGAAGAATTTTTGACAAGCGAAATAGATTCATTGGCGAAGATAGCTAA
- a CDS encoding predicted protein, whose amino-acid sequence MATPVSAFVGNTAFARTTNLHMAGIADEVDESIGIDAIRRAINYQPGAASTEFGRKYKHLVGAKIKTVGEAFADFSSELGVTVNPLYKNMVTDIVGTTHLVIVNARFQRDAIWSLGILTALDLLLKNYPEPEVGAKIVSALFKSVGLDEDEIRNEARTISDWAVGKSKADIETALTGEGDSPVAAIANSIKPNDYWMYSRYFGIGLIKIMESTGVEMDKDEVYPVMESWMQEKLGRSSLTACADSDLYFKIKDKLDMMETMMKEIEIREKKRMAERLEDKAEAALRAADREVKMQAEIEAEAAASREKTEV is encoded by the exons ATGGCGACTCCGGTCTCGGCCTTTGTGGGGAACACGGCCTTTGCGCGAACAACGAACCTACATATGGCTGGCATTGCCGACGAAGTTGATGAGTCGATTGGTATCGATGCCATTCGACGTGCT ATCAATTACCAACCAGGCGCAGCCTCCACCGAATTTGGTCGTAAATACAAGCACTTGGTGGGTGCCAAAATCAAGACAGTCGGCGAAGCCTTTGCTGATTTCAGCAGCGAACTCGgggtcactgtcaatcccTTGTACAAGAACATGGTTACGGATATTGTCGGTACCACGCACCTGGTTATTGTCAATGCTCGTTTCCAACGCGATGCGATCTGGTCTCTGGGAATTTTGACCGCTCTGGACTTGTTGCTCAAGAATTACCCCGAACCCGAAGTCGGCGCCAAGATTGTGTCGGCCTTGTTCAAATCCGTCGGcttggacgaggacgaaatcCGCAACGAAGCAAGAACGATTTCCGATTGGGCCGTGGGCAAGAGCAAGGCGGACATTGAAACCGCCTTGACTGGAGAAGGAGATTCTCCCGTCGCGGCGATTGCCAACAGCATCAAACCAAACGACTACTGGATGTACAGCCGGTACTTTGGCATTGGCCTCATCAAGATCATGGAATCGACCGGCGTGGAAATGGACAAGGATGAAGTCTACCCCGTTATGGAGAGCTGGATGCAAGAGAAATTGGGGCGATCGTCTCTGACGGCATGC GCTGACAGCGATTTGTACTTTAAGATCAAAGATAAGCTTGACATGATGGAGACCATGATGAAGGAGATCGAGATTCGTGAAAAGAAGCGCATGGCTGAGCGACTTGAAGACAAGGCCGAGGCCGCACTGCGTGCTGCCGATCGGGAAGTCAAGATGCAAGCCGAAATCGAAGCCGAAGCAGCCGCTTCGCGCGAAAAGACCGAGGTATAA
- a CDS encoding predicted protein, whose amino-acid sequence MAEASTIHNPDLFQNFMSTKGTYYLNGLASCQVGDRIMHPFEAHGHCKSMVFDGQGSLHLTSHLIETPLTQKEIQTNQPVARGVMSTLADPTTLWGMLQNALSPTERDTANLVASLWPPPSEATGITTNPLLITCTDNGEPYVLDPKTLKTKGKLTEVVPKLGSILDGKKCLAHTRYDPVRKHWILCVNEMDIPGENYMGNSTMIFYELDINFDVVSSRSYTTRFMVFHDWVITENYYVVPQNPARIKWAELGKFLLGATVGTDIFGMEEATNGAFLLIPRHDPNQPVRVVETDAFFNLFHFGPCFEKDNAIVLHGSVFDRYEFGGEMGFDGPTQTFDPIAWGSSGGKAPPPRLDKFVIDSTTFELTAKTRIPIVDPFSGQDIPVDMPTFRGDAIECRYAYFLGACRPEGWFPFRSIVKLDLETYETHNWDAGEEQVVSEPMWVPKSSEENKLDEGFVLSVVHDAETKSCRLNVWDAVTFDQGPIASVPLGALTPWCVHGSWTPEYNPGKIS is encoded by the coding sequence ATGGCGGAAGCCTCAACTATTCACAATCCGGATTTATTTCAAAACTTTATGTCCACAAAAGGAACATACTATCTTAATGGACTCGCATCATGCCAGGTTGGCGACCGCATAATGCATCCCTTTGAAGCACATGGACACTGCAAATCGATGGTCTTCGACGGTCAAGGCTCCCTACATCTTACATCTCATCTGATCGAAACACCTCTgacacaaaaagaaattcaaaCAAATCAACCCGTTGCCCGGGGCGTCATGTCGACTCTTGCTGATCCTACCACCCTTTGGGGTATGCTGCAGAATGCCTTATCCCCGACCGAGCGCGACACGGCCAATTTGGTTGCATCACTTTGGCCACCTCCGAGTGAAGCCACCGGTATCACCACAAATCCGCTGTTGATAACATGTACAGACAATGGCGAGCCCTACGTACTGGACCCCAAAACGCTCAAAACAAAGGGGAAACTGACAGAAGTTGTACCAAAGCTAGGATCCATTTTGGACGGGAAAAAGTGTTTGGCACACACAAGGTACGATCCCGTTCGCAAACATTGGATCCTTTGCGTAAACGAAATGGATATACCTGGCGAAAACTACATGGGCAACTCGACCATGATATTCTACGAGCTGGACATCAATTTTGATGTTGTATCTTCTCGATCGTATACAACTCGATTCATGGTCTTTCATGATTGGGTGATTACCGAAAACTACTACGTTGTGCCGCAGAATCCGGCTCGAATTAAATGGGCAGAACTTGGCAAGTTTCTGCTGGGTGCCACGGTTGGGACAGATATTTTcggaatggaagaagccaccAATGGGGCATTTCTGCTCATTCCACGACACGATCCCAACCAACCGGTCCGAGTTGTGGAAACGGACGCCTTTTTCAATCTCTTTCACTTTGGCCCCTGCTTCGAAAAGGACAATGCGATAGTATTGCACGGTTCTGTGTTTGACCGATACGAATTTGGCGGGGAAATGGGCTTTGATGGTCCCACTCAAACGTTTGATCCTATTGCCTGGGGCTCATCCGGTGGTAAGGCTCCACCACCCCGACTGGACAAATTTGTCATCGACAGTACAACGTTCGAGCTGACCGCAAAGACACGGATTCCAATTGTAGACCCCTTCTCGGGTCAAGACATTCCGGTTGATATGCCAACTTTTCGTGGGGACGCCATTGAATGTCGGTACGCTTACTTTCTAGGCGCTTGCCGTCCAGAGGGTTGGTTTCCCTTCCGATCCATTGTCAAGTTGGACTTGGAAACGTACGAGACACACAATTGGGATGCCGGCGAGGAACAGGTCGTGAGCGAACCCATGTGGGTGCCGAAATCATCGGAAGAAAACAAGCTTGACGAAGGCTTTGTGCTGAGTGTCGTACACGATGCCGAAACAAAATCCTGTCGATTGAACGTTTGGGACGCGGTGACGTTTGATCAAGGTCCGATTGCGTCCGTACCTTTGGGAGCCTTGACACCCTGGTGCGTCCACGGCAGCTGGACGCCCGAGTACAATCCAGGAAAGATCAGTTGA